In one window of Pseudomonas benzenivorans DNA:
- a CDS encoding MarC family protein gives MASELFSLYLKLLVLYSPFFVLSCFIGLSRGYTGRERKRLAWKVAGGVVVASVLLYLFGKHIFSLFGITIDAFRIGAGSVLFISALGMAQGKSAVQSDNVQQDVTIVPLTIPLTVGPGTIGALLLMGASQPHWDDKLLAVVAIALASLTVGVVLYLSNQFERLLGDQGLQIVSRLMGLFVCALAAQIIFTGVKNYLTL, from the coding sequence ATGGCGTCCGAGCTGTTCAGTCTGTACCTGAAGCTGCTGGTGCTCTACAGCCCCTTCTTCGTGTTGTCCTGCTTCATCGGCCTGAGCCGCGGCTACACCGGCAGGGAGCGCAAGCGCCTGGCCTGGAAGGTGGCCGGCGGCGTGGTGGTCGCCAGCGTGCTGCTGTACCTGTTCGGCAAGCACATCTTCAGCCTGTTCGGCATCACCATCGACGCCTTCCGCATCGGCGCCGGCAGCGTGCTGTTCATCTCGGCCCTGGGCATGGCCCAGGGCAAGTCGGCGGTGCAGAGCGACAACGTCCAGCAGGACGTCACCATAGTGCCGCTGACCATCCCCCTGACCGTCGGCCCCGGCACCATCGGTGCCCTGCTGCTGATGGGCGCCAGCCAGCCGCACTGGGACGACAAGCTGCTGGCGGTCGTGGCCATCGCCCTGGCCAGCCTCACGGTCGGCGTGGTGCTGTACCTGTCCAACCAGTTCGAACGCCTGCTCGGCGATCAGGGCCTGCAGATCGTCAGCCGCCTGATGGGCCTGTTCGTGTGCGCGCTGGCGGCGCAGATCATCTTCACCGGGGTGAAGAACTACCTGACGCTTTGA